From a single Prosthecobacter algae genomic region:
- the sucB gene encoding dihydrolipoyllysine-residue succinyltransferase: MPDIKIPALGESVAGGQIAKWHFNNGDAVKAGDILLTLETDKVAAEVTAEASGILTIGNKAGDDVEVGAVVGSIAEGAAPAAAAEAPKPATPAAAPKAEEAKPAAPAPEVKAAPAPKAEAALAPKPAPAPAPAKPEGRTTRKKMSPLRKKIAEQLVSAQQTAAILTTFNECDMTNIMAMRSKLQDSFVKTHGVKLGFMSFFVKAVVEALKAVPSINVRVDGDEIIQNHFYDIGVAVGTEKGLIVPVLRDTDQKSFADIEKDILGYAAKAKEGKISIPDLSGGVFTISNGGVYGSLLSTPIINPPQSAILGMHSIQQRPVAVDGQVVVRPMMYLALSYDHRVVDGKEAVTFLIRIKDCIENPARMLVGA, encoded by the coding sequence ATGCCTGACATCAAAATCCCCGCACTCGGCGAATCTGTCGCCGGAGGTCAAATCGCCAAATGGCACTTCAACAACGGTGACGCCGTGAAAGCCGGTGACATTCTGCTGACCCTGGAAACCGACAAAGTGGCTGCCGAAGTCACGGCCGAAGCCTCGGGCATCCTCACCATTGGCAATAAGGCTGGCGATGACGTGGAAGTCGGTGCCGTCGTCGGTAGCATTGCCGAAGGCGCAGCTCCTGCAGCCGCCGCAGAAGCTCCTAAACCTGCCACCCCAGCAGCCGCCCCCAAGGCTGAAGAAGCGAAGCCTGCCGCTCCCGCACCGGAGGTCAAAGCAGCCCCTGCCCCAAAAGCCGAAGCCGCCCTTGCTCCCAAGCCAGCCCCGGCTCCGGCCCCCGCCAAACCGGAAGGCCGCACCACGCGCAAGAAGATGTCGCCTCTGCGCAAGAAGATCGCCGAGCAGCTCGTCAGCGCCCAGCAGACTGCCGCCATCCTGACGACCTTCAACGAGTGCGACATGACCAACATCATGGCCATGCGTTCCAAGCTGCAGGACAGCTTTGTCAAGACCCACGGCGTCAAGCTCGGCTTCATGTCCTTCTTCGTGAAAGCCGTGGTGGAAGCCCTCAAGGCGGTTCCCTCCATCAATGTCCGCGTAGATGGCGACGAAATCATCCAGAACCATTTTTATGACATCGGTGTCGCCGTCGGCACGGAAAAAGGCCTGATTGTCCCTGTCCTGCGTGACACGGACCAGAAGTCTTTTGCGGACATCGAGAAGGACATTCTCGGCTACGCGGCCAAGGCCAAGGAAGGCAAGATCTCCATCCCAGATCTCAGCGGTGGCGTCTTCACCATCTCCAATGGTGGGGTCTATGGCTCCCTGCTCAGCACCCCTATCATCAATCCGCCTCAGAGCGCCATCCTGGGCATGCACAGCATCCAGCAGCGCCCCGTGGCCGTGGACGGCCAAGTGGTGGTTCGCCCCATGATGTATCTGGCGCTCAGCTACGACCACCGCGTCGTGGATGGCAAAGAAGCTGTGACCTTCCTGATCCGCATCAAAGACTGCATCGAGAATCCGGCCCGGATGCTCGTCGGTGCATGA